In Monodelphis domestica isolate mMonDom1 chromosome 4, mMonDom1.pri, whole genome shotgun sequence, one DNA window encodes the following:
- the LOC103104522 gene encoding uncharacterized protein LOC103104522 isoform X3 produces the protein MERRSRIFPKEIAHFPRKGLQNNSSSVLLPCPPHQISPLWEQSHSSRIDQMPHLGYQARDPETSTPPFLRTAERESSPQVFQHLPEESQLPQDDHKTMAVLLPYLHHRGLAKPSPRHKYRASPSVMPFPRSNFRAKKTVLKLTADEQCTVSPPRSPNQADYSLDPDHLALDHSGLDHLPKIFPGYKNRAEAITHLGQKAEVLLYEGDESSPRSAYRPSLDYQTGPTPGPLTTMQQTKASLRHRRHHVRASTLLLGFTKKGDRPVSASSHGLKDRSRATVFKPPDLARVLKESHSDLCPKEIISLLRYANSEYSLTPSLSDQDQSPDQEAEEMQAPTAEDASLIEVEATSLSGDYQTTAAAGLDHGVTPPPSVKLQDLIHWSAPTPASEALPDPNVLFTLQAEQEKMAERMEHQAIIPAGQDYLGEVEQEIDLD, from the exons AAATAGCCCACTTCCCTCGAAAAGGTCTCCAAAACAACAGCTCGTCAGTGCTGTTACCGTGTCCTCCACATCAGATTTCCCCACTGTGGGAACAAAGCCATTCGTCCAGGATTGACCAGATGCCCCACCTCGGCTACCAGGCCAGAGATCCTGAAACATCAACCCCTCCCTTCCTCAGGACTGCAGAGAGAGAATCCTCGCCTCAGGTCTTCCAGCATCTCCCCGAAGAGTCCCAGCTGCCCCAGGATGACCACAAGACAATGGCTGTCCTGTTGCCCTACCTTCACCACCGAGGTCTGGCCAAACCATCGCCCCGCCACAAATACCGCGCCTCGCCGTCAGTCATGCCTTTCCCTCGGTCTAACTTCAGGGCCAAGAAAACAGTTCTGAAGTTAACGGCTGATGAACAGTGTACGGTGTCTCCCCCTCGCTCCCCAAACCAGGCGGACTATTCCCTGGACCCTGACCACCTGGCTTTGGATCACTCCGGCCTTGACCACCTGCCTAAAATTTTTCCTGGTTACAAAAATCGGGCTGAGGCCATCACACACCTTGGCCAGAAGGCCGAAGTTCTCTTATATGAGGGGGACGAGTCCAGTCCGAGATCTGCATATAGACCTAGCCTAGACTACCAGACAGGGCCGACGCCGGGGCCGCTGACCACTATGCAGCAGACCAAAGCGTCCCTGCGGCACAGACGACACCACGTTAGGGCCTCCACTCTGCTGCTGGGGTTCACCAAGAAGGGAGACAGACCCGTTTCAGCCTCTTCCCATGGTCTTAAAGATCGGTCCAGGGCCACAGTTTTCAAGCCACCAGACCTGGCCAGAGTGTTGAAAGAATCCCACTCGGATCTctgccccaaagaaataatatccCTGCTAAGATACGCTAACTCCGAGTACAGCTTGACTCCATCGTTATCGGATCAGGACCAGAGTCCCGATCAGGAGGCAGAGGAAATGCAAGCTCCCACGGCCGAAGACGCGTCTCTGATTGAAGTAGAAGCAACATCTCTAAGTGGGGACTACCAGACTACCGCAGCAGCAGGTCTAGATCACGGAGTGACACCTCCACCGAGTGTGAAGCTCCAAGACCTGATTCACTGGAGCGCACCAACGCCTGCCTCTGAGGCTTTACCAGACCCAAATGTCCTTTTCACACTTCAAGCAGAACAAGAAAAAATGGCAGAGAGAATGGAACACCAGGCGATAATCCCAGCAG GGCAAGACTACCTAGGGGAAGTGGAACAAGAAATAGACCTGGACTAG
- the LOC103104522 gene encoding uncharacterized protein LOC103104522 isoform X2, whose amino-acid sequence MERRSRIFPKEIAHFPRKGLQNNSSSVLLPCPPHQISPLWEQSHSSRIDQMPHLGYQARDPETSTPPFLRTAERESSPQVFQHLPEESQLPQDDHKTMAVLLPYLHHRGLAKPSPRHKYRASPSVMPFPRSNFRAKKTVLKLTADEQCTVSPPRSPNQADYSLDPDHLALDHSGLDHLPKIFPGYKNRAEAITHLGQKAEVLLYEGDESSPRSAYRPSLDYQTGPTPGPLTTMQQTKASLRHRRHHVRASTLLLGFTKKGDRPVSASSHGLKDRSRATVFKPPDLARVLKESHSDLCPKEIISLLRYANSEYSLTPSLSDQDQSPDQEAEEMQAPTAEDASLIEVEATSLSGDYQTTAAAGLDHGVTPPPSVKLQDLIHWSAPTPASEALPDPNVLFTLQAEQEKMAERMEHQAIIPAAGQDYLGEVEQEIDLD is encoded by the exons AAATAGCCCACTTCCCTCGAAAAGGTCTCCAAAACAACAGCTCGTCAGTGCTGTTACCGTGTCCTCCACATCAGATTTCCCCACTGTGGGAACAAAGCCATTCGTCCAGGATTGACCAGATGCCCCACCTCGGCTACCAGGCCAGAGATCCTGAAACATCAACCCCTCCCTTCCTCAGGACTGCAGAGAGAGAATCCTCGCCTCAGGTCTTCCAGCATCTCCCCGAAGAGTCCCAGCTGCCCCAGGATGACCACAAGACAATGGCTGTCCTGTTGCCCTACCTTCACCACCGAGGTCTGGCCAAACCATCGCCCCGCCACAAATACCGCGCCTCGCCGTCAGTCATGCCTTTCCCTCGGTCTAACTTCAGGGCCAAGAAAACAGTTCTGAAGTTAACGGCTGATGAACAGTGTACGGTGTCTCCCCCTCGCTCCCCAAACCAGGCGGACTATTCCCTGGACCCTGACCACCTGGCTTTGGATCACTCCGGCCTTGACCACCTGCCTAAAATTTTTCCTGGTTACAAAAATCGGGCTGAGGCCATCACACACCTTGGCCAGAAGGCCGAAGTTCTCTTATATGAGGGGGACGAGTCCAGTCCGAGATCTGCATATAGACCTAGCCTAGACTACCAGACAGGGCCGACGCCGGGGCCGCTGACCACTATGCAGCAGACCAAAGCGTCCCTGCGGCACAGACGACACCACGTTAGGGCCTCCACTCTGCTGCTGGGGTTCACCAAGAAGGGAGACAGACCCGTTTCAGCCTCTTCCCATGGTCTTAAAGATCGGTCCAGGGCCACAGTTTTCAAGCCACCAGACCTGGCCAGAGTGTTGAAAGAATCCCACTCGGATCTctgccccaaagaaataatatccCTGCTAAGATACGCTAACTCCGAGTACAGCTTGACTCCATCGTTATCGGATCAGGACCAGAGTCCCGATCAGGAGGCAGAGGAAATGCAAGCTCCCACGGCCGAAGACGCGTCTCTGATTGAAGTAGAAGCAACATCTCTAAGTGGGGACTACCAGACTACCGCAGCAGCAGGTCTAGATCACGGAGTGACACCTCCACCGAGTGTGAAGCTCCAAGACCTGATTCACTGGAGCGCACCAACGCCTGCCTCTGAGGCTTTACCAGACCCAAATGTCCTTTTCACACTTCAAGCAGAACAAGAAAAAATGGCAGAGAGAATGGAACACCAGGCGATAATCCCAGCAG CAGGGCAAGACTACCTAGGGGAAGTGGAACAAGAAATAGACCTGGACTAG
- the LOC103104522 gene encoding uncharacterized protein LOC103104522 isoform X4, with protein MPHLGYQARDPETSTPPFLRTAERESSPQVFQHLPEESQLPQDDHKTMAVLLPYLHHRGLAKPSPRHKYRASPSVMPFPRSNFRAKKTVLKLTADEQCTVSPPRSPNQADYSLDPDHLALDHSGLDHLPKIFPGYKNRAEAITHLGQKAEVLLYEGDESSPRSAYRPSLDYQTGPTPGPLTTMQQTKASLRHRRHHVRASTLLLGFTKKGDRPVSASSHGLKDRSRATVFKPPDLARVLKESHSDLCPKEIISLLRYANSEYSLTPSLSDQDQSPDQEAEEMQAPTAEDASLIEVEATSLSGDYQTTAAAGLDHGVTPPPSVKLQDLIHWSAPTPASEALPDPNVLFTLQAEQEKMAERMEHQAIIPAGEYHEQTDSLLVPQDSSPDLKLPSDLV; from the coding sequence ATGCCCCACCTCGGCTACCAGGCCAGAGATCCTGAAACATCAACCCCTCCCTTCCTCAGGACTGCAGAGAGAGAATCCTCGCCTCAGGTCTTCCAGCATCTCCCCGAAGAGTCCCAGCTGCCCCAGGATGACCACAAGACAATGGCTGTCCTGTTGCCCTACCTTCACCACCGAGGTCTGGCCAAACCATCGCCCCGCCACAAATACCGCGCCTCGCCGTCAGTCATGCCTTTCCCTCGGTCTAACTTCAGGGCCAAGAAAACAGTTCTGAAGTTAACGGCTGATGAACAGTGTACGGTGTCTCCCCCTCGCTCCCCAAACCAGGCGGACTATTCCCTGGACCCTGACCACCTGGCTTTGGATCACTCCGGCCTTGACCACCTGCCTAAAATTTTTCCTGGTTACAAAAATCGGGCTGAGGCCATCACACACCTTGGCCAGAAGGCCGAAGTTCTCTTATATGAGGGGGACGAGTCCAGTCCGAGATCTGCATATAGACCTAGCCTAGACTACCAGACAGGGCCGACGCCGGGGCCGCTGACCACTATGCAGCAGACCAAAGCGTCCCTGCGGCACAGACGACACCACGTTAGGGCCTCCACTCTGCTGCTGGGGTTCACCAAGAAGGGAGACAGACCCGTTTCAGCCTCTTCCCATGGTCTTAAAGATCGGTCCAGGGCCACAGTTTTCAAGCCACCAGACCTGGCCAGAGTGTTGAAAGAATCCCACTCGGATCTctgccccaaagaaataatatccCTGCTAAGATACGCTAACTCCGAGTACAGCTTGACTCCATCGTTATCGGATCAGGACCAGAGTCCCGATCAGGAGGCAGAGGAAATGCAAGCTCCCACGGCCGAAGACGCGTCTCTGATTGAAGTAGAAGCAACATCTCTAAGTGGGGACTACCAGACTACCGCAGCAGCAGGTCTAGATCACGGAGTGACACCTCCACCGAGTGTGAAGCTCCAAGACCTGATTCACTGGAGCGCACCAACGCCTGCCTCTGAGGCTTTACCAGACCCAAATGTCCTTTTCACACTTCAAGCAGAACAAGAAAAAATGGCAGAGAGAATGGAACACCAGGCGATAATCCCAGCAGGTGAGTACCACGAGCAAACAGATTCACTCTTAGTTCCACAAGATAGTTCACCTGACCTCAAACTCCCATCAGACCTTGTCTGA
- the LOC103104522 gene encoding uncharacterized protein LOC103104522 isoform X1 — MERRSRIFPKEIAHFPRKGLQNNSSSVLLPCPPHQISPLWEQSHSSRIDQMPHLGYQARDPETSTPPFLRTAERESSPQVFQHLPEESQLPQDDHKTMAVLLPYLHHRGLAKPSPRHKYRASPSVMPFPRSNFRAKKTVLKLTADEQCTVSPPRSPNQADYSLDPDHLALDHSGLDHLPKIFPGYKNRAEAITHLGQKAEVLLYEGDESSPRSAYRPSLDYQTGPTPGPLTTMQQTKASLRHRRHHVRASTLLLGFTKKGDRPVSASSHGLKDRSRATVFKPPDLARVLKESHSDLCPKEIISLLRYANSEYSLTPSLSDQDQSPDQEAEEMQAPTAEDASLIEVEATSLSGDYQTTAAAGLDHGVTPPPSVKLQDLIHWSAPTPASEALPDPNVLFTLQAEQEKMAERMEHQAIIPAGEYHEQTDSLLVPQDSSPDLKLPSDLV; from the coding sequence AAATAGCCCACTTCCCTCGAAAAGGTCTCCAAAACAACAGCTCGTCAGTGCTGTTACCGTGTCCTCCACATCAGATTTCCCCACTGTGGGAACAAAGCCATTCGTCCAGGATTGACCAGATGCCCCACCTCGGCTACCAGGCCAGAGATCCTGAAACATCAACCCCTCCCTTCCTCAGGACTGCAGAGAGAGAATCCTCGCCTCAGGTCTTCCAGCATCTCCCCGAAGAGTCCCAGCTGCCCCAGGATGACCACAAGACAATGGCTGTCCTGTTGCCCTACCTTCACCACCGAGGTCTGGCCAAACCATCGCCCCGCCACAAATACCGCGCCTCGCCGTCAGTCATGCCTTTCCCTCGGTCTAACTTCAGGGCCAAGAAAACAGTTCTGAAGTTAACGGCTGATGAACAGTGTACGGTGTCTCCCCCTCGCTCCCCAAACCAGGCGGACTATTCCCTGGACCCTGACCACCTGGCTTTGGATCACTCCGGCCTTGACCACCTGCCTAAAATTTTTCCTGGTTACAAAAATCGGGCTGAGGCCATCACACACCTTGGCCAGAAGGCCGAAGTTCTCTTATATGAGGGGGACGAGTCCAGTCCGAGATCTGCATATAGACCTAGCCTAGACTACCAGACAGGGCCGACGCCGGGGCCGCTGACCACTATGCAGCAGACCAAAGCGTCCCTGCGGCACAGACGACACCACGTTAGGGCCTCCACTCTGCTGCTGGGGTTCACCAAGAAGGGAGACAGACCCGTTTCAGCCTCTTCCCATGGTCTTAAAGATCGGTCCAGGGCCACAGTTTTCAAGCCACCAGACCTGGCCAGAGTGTTGAAAGAATCCCACTCGGATCTctgccccaaagaaataatatccCTGCTAAGATACGCTAACTCCGAGTACAGCTTGACTCCATCGTTATCGGATCAGGACCAGAGTCCCGATCAGGAGGCAGAGGAAATGCAAGCTCCCACGGCCGAAGACGCGTCTCTGATTGAAGTAGAAGCAACATCTCTAAGTGGGGACTACCAGACTACCGCAGCAGCAGGTCTAGATCACGGAGTGACACCTCCACCGAGTGTGAAGCTCCAAGACCTGATTCACTGGAGCGCACCAACGCCTGCCTCTGAGGCTTTACCAGACCCAAATGTCCTTTTCACACTTCAAGCAGAACAAGAAAAAATGGCAGAGAGAATGGAACACCAGGCGATAATCCCAGCAGGTGAGTACCACGAGCAAACAGATTCACTCTTAGTTCCACAAGATAGTTCACCTGACCTCAAACTCCCATCAGACCTTGTCTGA